From Cucumis melo cultivar AY chromosome 1, USDA_Cmelo_AY_1.0, whole genome shotgun sequence, a single genomic window includes:
- the LOC103500804 gene encoding uncharacterized protein LOC103500804, with protein sequence MEEDGNAHSPPFWLQSSNSSLHELHYSRRRRLSRASSFLLNSSAFLIVLLVIVLCFILIVIPKFVQFTSQLIRPQSVKKSWDSLNLLLVLFAIVCGFLGRNAGGDDSRGSFEDRSVSSRRSMKSNPTTPRRWDGYTDHRPNHFTLNRMRSSSSYPDLRLQESSFDAGDHRWRFYDDTHVTNHRYSSSDQLHRRRETQPELERQDSEAKSIVFDRSEIRDVYSEPVIPSPPRSPPPQVSPPRPPSPPPTPPPPANTIPKMVKRRPKRTHKVHSHTPEEEINQQHENGDSDVANFQRIQLPPLSPPLFYRESEQKSSKNEKKRTGASKEIWSALRRRKKKQRQKSVESFEAIIASQRASTSSLPPPSPPPPPPPPLPSPSVLQNLFSSRKGKHKKVQSTSLPDPPPPSIASSEPKPKTEDQNQILKPQDPPMELDRLSSLNDEEYHTRIGGESPYHPIPPPPPPPPPFRMHGDFDSVGSNSSTPRAISPEMDESEADAPPATSERKLVKDPTIPMFCSSPDVNSKADKFIARFRADLKLQKMNSIKEKTTRKRSNLGRTSGPGPSKTR encoded by the coding sequence ATGGAGGAAGATGGCAACGCGCATTCTCCGCCGTTCTGGCTTCAATCCTCCAACTCCTCTCTACACGAACTTCACTACAGTCGCCGCCGTCGTCTAAGCCGTGCATCGTCTTTCCTTCTTAACTCCAGCGCCTTTCTCATTGTTTTGTTAGTAATAGTTCTTTGTTTCATCTTGATTGTCATTCCAAAATTTGTACAGTTCACTTCTCAATTGATTCGGCCTCAGTCGGTCAAGAAGAGCTGGGATTCGCTCAATTTGCTTCTGGTTCTCTTCGCCATTGTTTGTGGATTTTTAGGTAGAAACGCTGGGGGAGATGATAGTAGAGGTTCTTTTGAAGATCGGAGCGTTTCTTCGAGACGATCAATGAAGTCAAACCCTACGACTCCGCGTCGATGGGATGGATATACCGATCATCGGCCGAATCATTTTACTCTTAATCGGATGAGGAGTAGCAGTTCGTATCCGGATCTACGTTTGCAGGAGTCTTCATTTGATGCTGGTGATCACCGGTGGCGATTTTACGACGATACTCATGTGACTAATCATCGGTATTCGTCTTCCGATCAGCTTCATCGTCGTCGTGAAACTCAGCCCGAGCTTGAACGGCAAGATTCTGAAGCGAAAAGTATTGTTTTCGACAGATCTGAGATTCGTGATGTATATTCAGAACCGGTAATACCTTCTCCGCCACGTTCGCCGCCGCCGCAGGTGTCTCCTCCGCGTCCTCCATCACCGCCTCCAACCCCTCCGCCGCCCGCTAATACCATTCCTAAAATGGTAAAACGAAGGCCAAAGAGAACGCACAAGGTCCATAGCCATACACCTGAAGAAGAGATTAATCAACAGCACGAAAATGGCGATTCCGACGTCGCGAATTTTCAACGGATTCAGCTTCCACCACTCTCACCGCCATTGTTCTATCGAGAATCGGAGCAGAAGAGCAGCAAAAACGAGAAGAAGAGAACCGGTGCCTCGAAAGAAATTTGGTCCGCACTGAGAAGGAGGAAGAAAAAGCAAAGACAAAAAAGCGTCGAAAGCTTCGAGGCTATCATCGCATCGCAACGCGCTTCAACATCATCATTACCACCACCATCACCACCGCCTCCTCCGCCGCCGCCGCTTCCCTCCCCATCAGTTCTTCAAAACCTATTTTCATCCAGGAAAGGTAAACACAAAAAAGTGCAGTCCACATCTCTACCAGACCCACCTCCACCATCAATAGCCTCCTCAGAGCCTAAACCAAAGACCGAAGATCAAAACCAGATCCTCAAACCTCAAGACCCTCCAATGGAGCTCGACAGACTGAGCAGTTTAAACGACGAAGAGTACCACACCCGCATTGGCGGTGAGTCGCCATACCATCCGATCCCTCCTCCACCTCCGCCGCCTCCGCCATTCAGAATGCACGGAGACTTTGACAGTGTAGGAAGCAATAGCAGTACACCAAGAGCCATTTCCCCGGAAATGGACGAAAGTGAAGCCGATGCACCACCGGCGACCAGCGAAAGAAAGCTCGTGAAAGACCCAACAATTCCAATGTTCTGTTCAAGCCCGGACGTCAACAGTAAAGCCGATAAGTTCATTGCAAGATTCAGAGCCGATTTGAAGTTGCAGAAGATGAACTCCATCAAAGAGAAGACGACGAGGAAGAGATCTAACCTAGGCCGTACCTCAGGTCCAGGCCCAAGTAAAACTAGATAA